A region of the Sarcophilus harrisii chromosome 3, mSarHar1.11, whole genome shotgun sequence genome:
GAAGACATGgctattctattttataaatgatgcacagttccaaaggattcatgatgaaagaTATTCTTCACTTCCAGAGAGAGTGATAAATTTTGATGATGGAATAACAATAAATACTCAGACATATTACATTTGGAAATGACAAATGGAtaactttgttttgctttacaaCACATATTtgatgcaaaagtttttttttctttcttttccactgGGGAGAAACAAACTACAGCTCTCTCAGTGAAAGAGTTGGATATTCCAATGGACTGCAGttcaataaatatcaataaacaaTAGGGTCATATGACAAGCCATATCATTTTCTGAATTATAGTAAGAAGtgcatttttgaaaaataagatgataatCTAATGGTTTGCTGTGATAATCAGACAAATTTTGCAGCACTGAGTTCATTTTTAGTGCCACAGTTGAGATTGAATATTGATAAGTTAGAGAAAGTCAGTAAGAGTCCATGTAGGATACTGCAGTGTCCTGAGTCCAAGTCAAAGAATATTGCAAAGACATAGATAAATATTTGAATAAGGCATAGGTTCTAAGAAAAAATTGATGTTATGCTCTTTAAAAGCATGAAAATGAAGATGTAACAACTGAAATTCTCCCATTAAGTACTTCCCATTATTGATCCATCCAAAATAGTGGAACAATAACTCATCAATTTAATTCTTTCAAGGTGGAAGTTAAAGATTGTTAGGCTcaggaattttcttcagaaagtTGTCAAATAAATCACACTTAACTAAGTTCCACTTTCATTGGGAATGAAATACAATTAAATGATATCTCAGGAAAGAAATACAGTTTCCCACAGAATGGTAACTAAAGCAAGTTGTGTCAAAGTGTCTCTTCAGAGTAAGTCAAAGATAGTAATTAAAACTAAGGTATCTGAAATCTCTCTGAGTTAATTTACTCTCTGAGTTaattaaatttgaactctttTGAGAACACTACAACTAGCTGAAGGATTAGAATGAATGTCAATGTGTTATGCTGGcagaaatattgaatttgaaatctaGATACCAAAATTTGTATTCTAACCTAGGGTATAGGATGTGTTCAAGAAAGTCTAAGATTTCTAACATGAAGGCTGCTAAGCCCTTTACAGAGATAATTTCCATCTTTTGTGTCCATCCAATCCATCTAACTCTTACCTTTGGCTCCAAGAAACTAATATGCACAATGGCCACATTTTGATAAATCATTTCatcagatgggctaaaccagattgagggtaaccaaAGGGTCTCACACCCTATAGTGATTTAGGGGCGTGTCTACTCTAGAATATGTAAAGATTTTCCCTGGTAGAATtggtgaatgagaacaatttgttccaatgatcATGAAGGAAGATGAAGCAGATGTTGTGGAGCACTTAAACTTGGTTAGACATCGAAGACAACAATGTCATCCACTCCCATCTCAAGGCATCActagtcattttgacttttcctGCCAATGGACTATGGTGGGttaagaagagggagagaggctgATGACAtcatgcaactctgcctcacttaaatccaatttatgtatgaatcaaaagacatcacacatataattttatcatttctactgCTCACTTTCATATGTGAAGAAAGGGTTACAAAAGGTGCCCTAAAATTATCTTGCCCAATTTCCCAATCCTGACCTCATTACCTTGGCAGGCAGGGATCCTGCTCTGCAATCAAGACACTAAAAGATGTACAAACCTTCTGGAAATTGACTCCTCTCCCTATTGGTACATGGAATGTGCATACACttataacaaacaaaacaaacaaaatctagtAGACCTAAAAGAACAGCTCTTGTGAGAGAACTTGACAGAGCCACCTGGAGTGAAACATGGCTGGAAAATTTAAGGCCACCTTACTGAAGAGTTAGATACAAATGCTTCTGTTAGTGGCTGCAATGAAAGTGAGCACCATGCAACTGGTATAGATTTTGCGATCAAAACTCATCTAGTAAAAATGCTTGCATGCCTACCAAAAGGAGTGAACTACAAGCTCATGACAATGCAATTGCCTCTTGCAAGAAAACACCATACAATCATCATAGCCTATGCTCCCATTATGATAAACCCTGACgaagtcaaaaaatatttttatgaagatCTGGAGAAACTTGTCATCAATATGCCAAAAGAGGACAAACATAATTCTGGATGATTTTAATGCTAGAATAAGCTCAGAGTATCAGACATGGCAGAGAATTCTTGGAAGAAATGGAGTTGGAAACAGTAACTGCAATAGCCCCtatgtgtggtgttctcttcttttgtaaaatatatgatggttctgTGAGAAGGTTTCTcgggggaggttttctggaggcagccttagtttcagttcagagtaataatcacttcaaatgcagccagctgataaaatccaaacatttattttctcctttcaagtcttatctccttccttgggcccggttagctttcttagaggcttatctcactccttggttccaaaagctcttgcagcttgtcttttagctcttccagcttctgcctctagctcaactctgactcgtAGCTTCTCAATCTCAAActgacgctcccctctcaatcttttcaacttgaactctcctgactgagcttagctgtttttatgctcttttagaggtataaactcaaaggttgatcctctgagagtgggattatgggaggtgtaaatttggatatctcatactgaaccctgaactcttccaaacatgtgaactaatgtgtgaactctcaaaggtgttaacttaagcattgtttctaccaattccattgagttatcaccttgtttcaagttctggctcataacaactATGGGagactgtaatgttctctttggtttggttttttgggagtctttgagggcagccttcttttcagttcagtaatcaccacacaagtagccaggggttaaaatccaaatcctttattatctccttgcctggggcccgggccagctttcttgaggtcctcctgaatatGTATTGGTTtttgtgggggaggcaggaggaccaccatgaTCTccgtcttccctagttctgattctggctgaatttgtccaagcttatatgctctcttatcataggtgtgaatcttatagaactatattaagtactaattaagtacatgtactgaactagagaccTATTaagtcaattccactgacttaatgccttgtaagaatcctttgctCCAAGTTAAGAGTTCTGGCTCATATCAgaagacttgtgcatctcatgaccttCTCAACAATACTGTATTCAGATTATCTAAATGCAATACAACTTTGTGGATAATTTAATAGATGATGTAATCATAAGAAGAATCAGACAGAATGTGAGAGTGACCAAGGCAATATGTATTACAGTGTGCTGGATCGATCATAGACTTATCTTCTCTAAACTGAATATTCACATTCAATAAAAGTGACTACCCAAGGCAAAAAGACTCCTAAAAGAATTAATATTAACAGATTATAGTGCTTCTCTGAGAGGGAACAGTTTGTTGCCAACTTCAAGGGTAAATTGACCTAACACATATATGGCAACAGTGAAGCAGAAAGAAttggcagctttcagagatttgaaCAGCATTGCATTTGCTCAGCTCATCTGATTCAAAACATGCAAACATCAAGAGTGGTCTGATGAAAAtgataaggaaattcagaagctgctaggAAAAGGAGAATTCCATAGGAtgtaccagcaggatgatttatcTATCTCTAACAAGGGTAGTATTCAATTTcatcaaaagtaaaatacaattGAAACTTAGCGAGAGAGAGTCagaattcttggctcagtaaaaaggcagatgaaattcagttttatgctggtAGTAAGAATCCAGTgcactgaaggctatttatgggccagAGATTTATGTGTTTTCCAATTACTCAGTACTTATTGTGTCACACTGATtgagtgataaggacatgatctagagagatgggctgaacGTTCCATAATGTTCTCAGCAGACACCATCAATGTTGAAGCTGTTGACCATTTACCTCAAGTTGAAATCATTCACTCCTTAGCTGAAGTTCCTACTgaaaaagaggttttgaatgctATTAGGCTACTTTCATGTGGTAAAGCACCTGGTAGTGACTCGGTTCCAGATGAGATTTACAAGGTTGGGGGGGAGGGCAAGGCATTGCTCATATAAAGGCTGACTGAAAATTTTCAGATTATATGACAAGAGGAATTGATGCCCCAGGAGTTCAGGGATGCTGATTGATTGccattgtctatttttatagagttaaagggaatagattgtcctgtgacaatcacagggaggtctctctcttagtcattgctgacAAGATTTTTGCCAGAGTCCTCCTAAATAGGTTGATCCTACACCTTGAAAAATGTCATCTACTTTAGAGCCAATATGGCTTCAGAAGGGACCGAGGAACAGTCAATACGGTGTTTACTGCCTAATTGTAAtatctgggctagctctctggagggcctcaggatcattCAGaatcaggatcagtcaaagtccttggtctttaggaggagaagtgaaggagccAGGCAAGCTGTAACGTGGCTTGTCAAAAatggatcctggactctggagtctggaaccTGGAGTCTTTCCTGCTGAGCATGCTGTGGCAGAGAGGTTCTGAATCTCTCCCTTAGCCCTCTAATCCTTCCCTACAATTATCTgaccacaacacattcagcaggtGCCAATCCTGAGGAGAAGCATCACATTACTATTTCATCTAAGTAGAGCCATTGTGTCACATTGGGTAGGTACTTAGCCTTATGTACTCTGCtatcttagattcaagtacaccttttcagagttctagccctctGCAATCTTTCCAGCCCTCTATACCTGATAATTAACTCCAAAATAAATTTCAGGAGCAGAACAGAAATCTATATACAACATTTGAAGATTTTCCAAGGCCTTTCATATTGTCAGTCATGAGggattatggaaaattatgtcaaaatttgattGCCCAGAGAAGTATAGGAGgtcaatttcatgatggcatgcaTGTCTGGTTTCTAGACAATACACAATGGTCTCAACCTTTTCCAGTcatcaatgaaataaaacaagactGTGTGCTTGCTTCCCTGCTTTTTagtatgatgttttcagccatgttgtcaatgATATGGAATTAAAGTCAGCTACCATACTGATATTAACtatttcaacttgaaaaggctatgagtaggaaaactgttagcataatttgctatatcaataaccaaactaaaaataatcatatgattatctcaatagatgcagaaaaagcatttgataaaatccagcacccattcctatttttaaaaaaactagtgtataggaagaaatggacttttccttaaaatgatcagtagcatctatttaaaaccatcagcaagcatcatatgtattgTGTACAAACTAAGACCATTCTAAATAAGACAGGGGTGAAATAAGATTGCTTACTATccacattactattcaatattgtattagaaatggtatcactaagggaagaaatgaggaaaacaaattatcactctttgcagatgatatgatgtatacttagagaaccctagagaatcagctaaaaaactactggaaacaattcataactttagcagaattgcaggatgcaaaatatatccacataaatcatcagcatgtttagatattaccaacaaagtccagaagcaaaagatacaaaaaattccttttaaaataactgacaataatataaaatatttgggagtctatatGGCAAGgcatctcagatctgtggagaaggaagggatttgtgaccaaagaagaattagagttcattattgaacacaaattgaataaatttgattttattgttaaaaaatttttttttcaaacaaaactaattcaggcatcaaaggttctaataaagacctaatttctaaaatatataggcaactgactcaaatttataagaattcaagctattctccaattgatactggtcaaagaatatgaatagacaattttcagatgaagaaactgaaaccatttctaatcatatgaaagcttttctaaatcactattgaccagaacaatgcagattaagacaactttgagatatcactacTTATCTCTCTGGTTgactaaaatgaaaggaaaagataatgagaaatgttggaggggatgtgggaaaactagaacactagcgcattgttggtgaaattgtaaaCAGatttaaccattttggaaagcattttggaactatgcctaaaaagttattaaactgtgcatactctttgatccagcagtgcttctattggacttatatgccaaagagaccttaaaggagggaaaggggccacatgtgcaaaaaagtttttggcagccctttctgtagtggttaaaaactggaaactgagtagatggccatcagttggagagtggccaaataagttatggtataggaatgttatggaatagtattgttatataagaaacaatcagcagaatgattttggagaggcctggagagacttacatgaactgatgctaagtgaaataagcagaaccaggagatcactgtacatagcaacaacaagattatatggtgatcagttctgatggacatggtctcttcaacaatgagatgattcaggcctgttccatTGATCTTGTGACGAGaaccatccacacccagagagaacaCTGTGAAAACTGAGGGTGAATTGCAACACAGCATTTCACATTTTTGCTTgtggtttgtttgaattttattttctttctcatttttatcagatttttcttgtgcaagaagataattttataaatatgtatgtctattttgaatttaacatatatctttaCCATGTTTAAGATacattggattacatgccatcaaggggaggggtggcgagaagggagggaaaaattggaacataaggtttttcaagggtcaatgttgaaaaagttatccttgcatatgttttgaaaatagaaaacttcaataaaaataattaatgtcaacagattagagaCCTTCTCTGAGAGGGAACAGTTTGTTGTCAACTTGGAAGATAAATTGAGTTAACACACAGTTGGCAACAATGGAGCAGAAAATGAGTAGGCAGCTTTCAGAGATCTGGTGAACAGCAATGCATTTACTCATCTGAGTCAACACTCGCAAATATCAagactggtttgatgaaaatgatgggcaAATTCAGAagctaataaatgaaaaatgagaactccataGACAATAACAGcaactgtaacttgactctaacatagtgttgtcattttggtcctcttcaagtacAAATGACAACAACCATCCAATCTATTATGGAAACATGGACAAGTTCTTTCTCCCTTCTGTGCttagttattttatcttttaaatgaaaGTGGACTGGTATGGAATAAACCCATTATACAAAAGTACTGTAGaaatataaatcatttcattttaacttTGGCCTTCCTGTTTCTTGTTTTTaagctccctcttcttccctttcttctacaTCTTTATGCTTCTCTACATTAGTATAATCATCACAAACATCATTATTCTGCCAATTTTCTACTATTGATCTtctattccttctcattttctttctaattttcttttctttctttcttctctttttttcctttgcagaGATTATTCTCTTACCCAtcttatttatcattatattagcTATCCTATCTAGCTTTGTAAAAAAGGTACTTCCAACTACAAGGGGCACAATGCTCCTCATCAAAACTATGTTGTGACATGACTCCTAAGACTAAATATTATGGGCACATCCACAACTTTAGTAGAAGAGAATTCTCACTCAGTGCAGTAGGGAAATATATGAAATAACTAGTGTGGCCTTTCTATCCCAATTGGTTTGAAATTTCAGACATCATCATAGCTCCAAATGGGAAAACATCTATTATTTTCTTACAGCTTTGTTCACAGTAGAATGAAAAATCCTTTAGGAAAGGAAATATTGGGATTTTCATTTTTGGATTCCCAGGATTATACAATTTAAGATTAGTCGCTAgacttataatttcattggtataaagtctctatagaaaaaaatccatctacCAGTACAGTAGTAACTtgttaataaaattttagtttaCTAAATTGTCAAGTTCAAGTGAGTCATTTCATTGTACCACTGATCTTCAAAGTACATAATTTTATGGCTCTTATGTAAATGGATATTTATGAGCTTGTGTTTCCTGGAGTAGAATTGAGACAAGACGCTTGCTTCAAAATTAGGCACTGAACATTAATGGACTACTGGAGTAAAAGATGAGTTCTACAGCAGAACTTGTTAGAAATCACCCCTCCAGTGACCAAGTGGAGAGAGGTGTGAGGCAATAAGtgccaaaaataattttctatgtgCTGTTGGAAGAACTAGTGacaaaataatttgtccaggacATATGTCAGAGAACATTATTTAGAGAATAATTACAGGCTGCAGTGCTTCCTGATTTAAGGATATGGGGAAAAGAAGCTTGGTCACTTAGTCAGTACCACTTTCTGACCTTGTCACCTGTCATGGACACTACTCTGATGCACCGGAGTGGTTACCCAGGTTCCTACACAGTTTCTGACATGTTATCAAATTCTCTTGTTTTTGGAAGTATTACAGGGTCTCTTACCCACTTGTTACCAATTCTCAGTGCTGATAACAGAGTTTGGAAGGGGAACtgagaaaaacatatttttcactCAGACACAGGGACACAGGTGCAGAGTTGCAAGCAGCAATGTCCCAAGAGTCCATCATGGACTAAGGTCCCTCTCCTATGTTGAGAGATGAAAACACAGGATCCTATCCAAATAGATTAGCAAAGACATTTTAATGATCCTTTAACCAGGGCAAATCGCCATAAATACACTCTGGCATGGCCAGCAATGTCTCTGTTTTAGATATGAGCCAGAGCCATATTACATGCTGTCTCAAAACTATGAGGGTCAGAACAAAGCCTGAACAGTTGCTCAAGAAAGAAACTGTTCTGCAGGAAACTTTTCTCTTCCCAAGACACCTGAAGCTGCTACAGATGCTGCTGCCCTGCTTCCTTCACAGCACAGCACAAACTTGGCTGAAAAGCAGGTGTACCTTGAGTAGGAGCTGGAGAACAGTCTCCCTGATGTTCTTcaggcttttcttctttctgcttttgCAGCTGCCATTGTCTGTGGGCAGGGAGCAAGGGACTCCATGCCACCTAGAAAGGTCTTTCAGCCCCACATACTTCAGAGATGGGGATCTTGTTGTTGGAGGATTTTTTCCTTTACTCATACATAAAGTGCCCACATTTAAATATTGGAAAATGTTTTGGTTTCGTCCTCAATATAATAATGAAGATTATAAGTAagtatttaatctatttttaaataactttttcaattatcaagtattttttctctgtatcacttcttactgggaaaaaaaagaaaattccttgtaACAAGTATAATCAAGGAAAAAACTTCCAGAATGGTCAAATCTCAAGTGAATGTGTGATTTTATACATCAGTCCATCAGCTTTCTATAATAATATTGAAACCTTCTTCATAATCAGTCTTCTGCAATCATTGTAGATTATTGCATTGCTGAGAGTTTGTAAGTGTTCTGGagatgtttgttttttacattattgcggttaaaatataaattgctctttttatttttctctcttcatctacATCAGTTCCTACAAATCGTGTGATGTTTCCATGAAatcatattgcttcattttcagtAGAATAATGGCATCAAATTAGATCTACATATCACAATTTAATCAGCCATTCCATAATTAAAAGGCAGCTCTTTCATGTCCAGATCTTTGACACTTCTCAAAGAAATGCCATTGTTTTAATTATactcctttctccatttctttttttaattctttgaagcaCTATTTCTACAAAAGATATCTATAACTCAATGACTTTTGGGCCACAGATggaaactgctttccagaatgctaAAATAATGAATAACAGTACAATAATCAATTAACAGTACAACAATGTGACAATTGCCttactatttctctcttttctggtAATTATGTCAATCTATTGGTTGCAAGGTTGAGTTCcagaattggttttctttttattaccatACTTATTTGccattttgaacatttttataaatcttagGATACCTTGAATTTCTTATTTTGATACTATTCAAATTCTTTGACAGTTCATCAAATGAACAACGGTACtagttttttaaaacaagaaacaatttcttttatattttggaaataaaaacttttttaaaaaaaagcataatagAAATACTTTTCCACTTAACTCTTTAGCTTCTAGTCTTGGTTTTAGTGGATTTGTGGGGggcaaaaaaagatttatttaaaattttaaataaccaaATAATCAACTTCTCTTCTATATgccttctttgatcataaattcttttcaatgctcaaaagtaattttttccttaGGTGCCCaatttttataatgttgtttttatatattaattatgtatCTATTTGGAGATTATTAagatcaattaataataataattaataaaaacacaTGAATGACCTATTTCTATAGAATTGATGTCTGGTTTTCCCAACATtacttgtcttatttttttcatttttttgttactccattttttgaaaattgattttaaatttgtCTTACTTATCTAAAGAATTTGGTAGTTCTTAGAGGAACTCCTTATGATGTTTGGAAATGAACTAGGAGCTGGGAGATAGCTGCTCTGGTGGTTTAAATGTGTTGATAATTCTGAATGAAAGTGGGAGAAAATTTCTCATATATATCCTAATGCCCTCAGGTCCAAATACAACAAAGCTGGTAACTGAGATATTGCTAGCAATAGAGTGAAATACTCAGAATATCTTAATATGAATACGAAGATAATAAAAAGGTAGGTTGACCTAAAAATGAATCTTCATATGACTGGTGatattcttctttgaaaaattcCAATTCCTTTATAGGGTTGTAAGAACCAAAAATATTCCTTGTCCCTGATAATCTCCCTCCTACTTCAGGTGGCAGCTCAAACACTATTATCAAGTCCTGGCTTTTATGTTTGCTATAGAAGAAATCAACAGGAACCCGAATCTGTTGCCCAACATTTCTTTGGGATTTCATGTCTACAATGCTTATCACAATGATGAGAGAGCCTTGGAGAGTTCCCTCATGTGGCTGTCAGGCCAGGGACAGACCATTCCAAATTACAGCTGTGAAAGGCAGAGAAAGTCTGTAGTGGTGATTGGAGGAGCCACTAGTGAAATGACTTTCTCCATGGGAACTCTACTGGAGCTCTATAAGCTCCCACAGGTAGGAAATCAGAGGCTTAATTTAGCTTATGCTTGTTGGAGGGCAGAGGCAGGTCTTTGAGGATCTGCCACTTGAAATGCAAATGTCAACTATCTTTGGGAAATTCTGGTGTCTAATTTACCTTTCTATTGACTCTCAGAGATGAAAAAGATAATGCAGAGTTTGAGGACATCAGATTTATTAGCTTTAtcatattagatttttaaaaataatgaaatgaaatcttgaaaatatttattaagcatctaatatttTCAAGTCCTTAGAATCAATGGTAGGgataaaggaagtaaaaatacAGAACAAGCTTACACCTGCTTCAGTGAGGTTAGGTTTGATGAAGGAGATGACCCTTGCATGGAGGTCTGTATGATCAGAAATACTTTACAGACAGAAATGAACAATGAGTCCATTCTAGATAGAGGAATATGAGGAGACTAGGTTCacatggggtgggggaggagaatcttttttttttttttttacaacaaatgcattaaaatgaaaaatacccTTGTTTGGTTCCTTTTCAGATCAGCTATGGTCGCTTTGATCCACTCATAAGTGACccacttcagtttccttctgtttATCAGATGGCCCCCAGTGACACCTCTCTTCCCCTTGGCATGGTCAGGTTAATGCTTCATTTTAAATGGACTTGGGTGGGTCTTGTTGTCTCAGATGATTCAAGAGATGAGAAATTCCTCAGGGACCTTCAAGAAGAAATGGCCAGAAATGATGTCTGTGTGGCCTTTATAGAAAAGATCTCCACTAGTTATTCATTAAATGCAAAATTGTATCAAACTTTTATATTCAGGATATTTCGTTCTACAGCAAATGTGCTTGTCATTTATGGAGATACAAATTCACTTCTGAGCCTGATGTTTACAAAAAATCCTTATGTCCTTGTAAGAAGAGTGTGGATCACTACCAGTCATTGGGATGTTGCCAAAAAACCTGGTTATATCTATTTTGATAATTTCCATGGGGCTCTGATATTTTCAGATCAGACAAGTAggattcctgagttcaaacattTTCTGAAAACTGTTAACCCTGCCAGATACCCAGAGGATATTTTCCTTAAGAACTTTTGGAACTCGGGTTTTGGATGTGTATATAAACATGGAAAGGAAGGTGAAGGTATCTGTTCACTAAATGCCTCTTTAGACACAATACAGCTGAGCTATTTAGACATCACTATGTCTGACCAGAGTTATACTGTCTACACTGCTGTGTATGCTGTGGCCTGGGCCCTTCATGAGATGTTCTTGGTGAGATCGGAAATGGAATCCAATGTAGATAGGAACAACAGAATTGTTTCCCTTCATAAGGTAAAGTTCCTCCCTTCATAACAGTGATACCCAAATCTCTGATTCTTGACTTGCaatgtttatgtatttatttgtttgcttgtttgtttttttaactgtttttttttaaataaaacttttaatttacaaaacacatgcatgggtttggatccatttacagttccaccaacaatgtatcagtgtcccagttttcccatatctcatccaatatttgtcattatcttttcctgtcatcttagccaatctgacaggtatatagtgtatctcagagttgtcttaatttgtat
Encoded here:
- the LOC100916364 gene encoding vomeronasal type-2 receptor 26-like, which gives rise to MFFRLFFFLLLQLPLSVGREQGTPCHLERSFSPTYFRDGDLVVGGFFPLLIHKVPTFKYWKMFWFRPQYNNEDYKWQLKHYYQVLAFMFAIEEINRNPNLLPNISLGFHVYNAYHNDERALESSLMWLSGQGQTIPNYSCERQRKSVVVIGGATSEMTFSMGTLLELYKLPQISYGRFDPLISDPLQFPSVYQMAPSDTSLPLGMVRLMLHFKWTWVGLVVSDDSRDEKFLRDLQEEMARNDVCVAFIEKISTSYSLNAKLYQTFIFRIFRSTANVLVIYGDTNSLLSLMFTKNPYVLVRRVWITTSHWDVAKKPGYIYFDNFHGALIFSDQTSRIPEFKHFLKTVNPARYPEDIFLKNFWNSGFGCVYKHGKEGEGICSLNASLDTIQLSYLDITMSDQSYTVYTAVYAVAWALHEMFLVRSEMESNVDRNNRIVSLHKLHYFLKNIQFNTNAGKLVVLDKKRKSLANYDILNYVTFTNDTEVLIKVGEFTPQAPLGQDFTIQEKAITWPRWNKKPPQSRCSKVCGPGFQKKAQEGRPFCCFNCDPCPERHISNQTDADQCVKCPEDQYPNHQRNQCLPKMVTFLDYEEPLGMALASIAVCLSLLTALVLWVFVRYKNTPIVRANNRDLSYILLISLFFCFLCSLLFIGHPTAAHCLLRQTTFGVMFTVAVSTILAKTIIVILAFRATRPGSRSRKWMGSRAPISVVLFCTLIQGMLCGVWLLLSPPFPEADTHSDHEHIILGCNEGSLIAFYFVLSYMGVLALASFAVAFFVRNLPDTFNEAKYITFSMLVFCSVWVSFLPTYQSTKGKMMAAVEIFSILSSSTGLLACIFIPKCYVILLQPHRNIKKSLKDNKC